A window of the Narcine bancroftii isolate sNarBan1 chromosome 4, sNarBan1.hap1, whole genome shotgun sequence genome harbors these coding sequences:
- the LOC138761497 gene encoding uncharacterized protein yields MKSLINRTKHSMNVHPMYRDNLPRRTFGPVIFNKNLSQDRLIAELHGKLGIKKKEPKNKMVDDWLTEGLVITSKPAKKREEGGHVVEKIILTPEPPSSKGSTPSPHPLSPSPLLQQQQDQNLVTLSPPLPDPSLTPHSEPSLSPFPVPPSPLPVPSLPLLPVPTPPSLPVPTPPPLPVPIPLLMPSLPYLPVPSPPPLPEPSLSVTVSFPPPLPVPPQPPLPVPSLPPPPRPVLSPPSFSVPSLPPSPFPQPSSLTTSSPLSSICPGSQSGPECHISFDKSEKSPALPKQPHAPMIQLEHTLLPDHYPPLPRVQTTTVQAEPLPSLSTSPRVMVSIACQTNGKISDEDSLLVQSQAWTILSLIFIILKTIYLQNNLEVSSLLCVFWN; encoded by the exons ATGAAATCTCTTATTAATAGGACAAAGCATTCTATGAACGTGCACCCGATGTACCGTGACAACTTACCGCGCCGCACATTTGGACCTGTCATATTTAACAAAAACCTGTCACAGGATAGACTTATTGCAGAGCTTCATGGAAAGCTGGGAATTAAGAAGAAGGAGCCCAAGAATAAAATGGTCGATGACTGGCTCACAGAGGGGTTGGTCATCACCTCAAAACCTGCGAAGAAACGTGAGGAAGGTGGTCATGTTGTTGAGAAG ATAATACTCACTCCAGAACCTCCATCATCGAAGGGCTCTACTCCATCACCCCATCCTCTTTCACCCTCTCCCCTATTGCAGCAACAGCAAGATCAAAACCTAGTTACCCTCTCACCACCTCTCCCTGATCCTTCCCTAACTCCTCATTCTGAGCCTTCCCTATCTCCATTTCCTGTGCCGCCTTCTCCTCTCCCTGTGCCTTCCCTACCTCTTCTCCCTGTGCCAACTCCTCCATCTCTCCCCGTACCAACTCCTCCACCTCTCCCCGTGCCAATACCTCTCCTCATGCCTTCCCTTCCTTATCTCCCAGTGCCttctcctccacctctccccgAGCCATCTCTTTCTGTCACAGTGTCatttcctccacctctccctgtaCCACCCCAACCTCCTCTCCCTGTGCCTTCTCTACCTCCTCCACCTCGCCCTGTGCTCTCACCACCTTCTTTCTCTGTGCCCTCTCTACCTCCATCACCTTTTCCACAGCCCTCTTCTCTAACTACTTCCTCCCCATTATCCTCTATCTGTCCAGGATCTCAATCTGGACCTGAGTGCCACATTTCGTTTGATAAAAGTGAAAAATCCCCAGCCCTTCCAAAACAGCCTCATGCACCTATGATCCAATTAGAACACACTTTGCTGCCAGATCACTATCCACCTCTACCTAGAGTACAGACCACTACTGTACAAGCTGagcctctaccatctctctctacaTCTCCCAGAGTCATGGTGTCAATAGCTTGTCAAACCAATGGCAAAATCAGTGACGAAGACTCTCTACTTGTTCAATCACAGGCATGGActattctatctttaatatttataattttgaaaactatttatttacaaaataatttggAAGTTTCATCTTTACTTTGTGTATTTTGGAACTGA